In the genome of Deinococcus multiflagellatus, the window GCCGTGGTGGCCGAAAAGCGCCTGAGCATCAACGGTCAGGCGATGAACCCCGCCGCGCGCGCCAAGCCCGAAGAGTTCATTCAGACTGGCATCTCCACCATTGACGTGCAGACCAGCCTGATTCGTGGCCAGAAGCTGCCGATCTTCTCGGGCTCGGGTCTGCCGCACAACGAACTGGCCGCCCAGATCGCCCGCCAGGCCAAGGTGCCCGGCCACGAAGGCGACTTCGCCGTGGTGTTCGCCGCGATGGGCCTGACCCAGCGCGAAGTGAGCTTCTTCACCCAGGAGTTCGAGCGCACGGGCGCGCTGGCCCGCTCGGTGCTGTTCCTGAACAAGGCCGACGACCCCGCCGTGGAGCGTCTGCTGACCCCCCGCATGGCCCTGACCACCGCCGAGTACCTGGCGTTCGAGCACGGCTACCACGTGCTGGTGATCCTGACCGACCTGACGAACTACTGCGAGGCGCTGCGTGAAATCGGCGGCGCGCGTGAAGAGATCCCTGGCCGCCGTGGCTTCCCCGGCTACATGTACACCGACCTCGCGTCGCTGTACGAGCGCGCCGGCGTGGTGGACGGCAAGCCCGGCTCGGTCACCCAGGTGCCGATCCTCTCGATGCCCGACGACGACATCACCCACCCCATCCCCGACCTGACCGGTTACATCACCGAAGGCCAGATCGTGGTGGACCGCACCCTGAACTCCAAGGGTGTGTTCCCCCCGATCAACCCGCTGCCTTCCCTCAGCCGTCTGCAGGGCAACGGCATCGGCAAGGGCAAGACCCGCGCCGACCACAAGAACATCTCCGACCAGCTGTTCGCGGCCTACGCCAACGGCCTGGACCTGCGCAAGCTGGTGGCCATCACCGGTGAAGACGCGCTGACCGAGACCGACAAGCTGTACCTGCGCTTTGCCGATGACTTTGAAACCTACTTCATCGGCCAGGGCGACCAGGACCGCAGCATCGAAGACAGCCTGACCGTGGCCTGGGGCATTCTCTCCAAGCTGCCCCAGAGCCAGCTGACCCGTATCTCCAAAGACGCCATCGACAAGTACTACGGCACCAAGATGGACGAGATGTGGAAGGGCAACCGCATGTAAAACGTTGATGGATGATGGTTGAAAGGAGATAGAGAATATCCATCAACTTTTGACCATCACCCATCACCATTCACCGACGAAGGAGGTGAATTTATGGCAGGACAGATTAGCCCCACCCGCAGCGCGCTGCTGGCCAGCAAGGCCAGCCTGAAAACGGCCTCCGGCGGCGCCGACCTGCTCAAGCGCAAGCGCGACGCCCTGATCGGCGAGTTCTTTGCGCTGGTCAAGGACGCGCTCGCCGCCCGCGAGCAGCTGAGCGGTGTCAGCAAGGGCGCCTACACCAGCCTGTTCGGAGCCAAGGCCTGGGACAGCCCGGAAGCCGTGGAGAGCCTCAGCCTGGCGGGCAGCGGCGACTACGCCGTGAACATGCAGATTGAGAACCTGTACGGCGTGAAGGTGCCCCGCATCAGCGTGCCCGAGCGGGCGCAGGCCGCTGGCTTCAGCCCCATCAACGTGGGCGCGCGGACCATTCAGGCCGCCACCGACTTTGGCGGCGTGATGGAAGCCATCGTGAAGGTGGCCGCCACCGAAACGAAGCTGCGGCGCATCGGCGAGGAGATCAAAAAGACCTCGCGCCGCGTGAACGCACTGGAGCAGGTGGTCATTCCCGGGATCGAGGACGACATCCGCTTTATTCGCAGTGTGCTGGACCAGCGCGAGCGCGAAGCCAGCTACACCCAGAAAAAGATCAAGGCGAAGATCGAGGCGAAAGCCGAGCAGCAGCGCCAGAATGTTCAGGCCGGCAACCACGGCACCGCCGCCGACTGAAACCCAGCAAGATGAAAAGCGCCGCCCAGCACCATGGGCGGCGTTTTTTCGCGTGGCGGAGAGGGCTTCCGGCCCACTGCATTATGGATATGGATGACGCGAGGGTCTCGCCCTGGTAGCGCGCTGATCATAGCGGTCTTCCGTGGCGTTGAGGGGGTGCTTTTCTTCTCTCAACACCACGCCAGGCGCTCTCATAAGGATTCCGGCTCATCAGTTCTTCCCCAACGGATGAACCCGACCAGAGGGACTCGCAGAGCGGCGCAGCAGAGAAGGAAAAACGGGGACGGAGAGGCGTGGAGGTGCCGCAGCGACGCGGAGGGGCTGGAACGGATCAGCCGGAAGCCGTATCACCGCGCCGGTGTCCGTTCAACCTGTGAGCGAATCAGGAGGGCGCCGACTGGGTCACGCCTTGCCCGGTCACCGTTTTTCCCTGCTCGCGCTGCGCCGGGTGAACAGTGCCCGCACCTGTTCACCCGGAATCTGGATCAGCCAGTGGTACGGACAGTGTTCAAGCGTGGCGAGGGGGCCATGGAAGAAAGGTCGTCTGGCACGCCCCACTCGTTGCCCCCCACCCGACCTCTGCTGCGCAGCTCTACGAGTCCCCCACGAGGGGGGAGGGGAAAAACAGCGTGTTTGTCAGGCTCTCCTCTGTGAAATGCTGAAACTGTCCGAACCATTGATCAAACCAGCGCCTCCCCCACGGCGACAGGGGCCGCCACGGGCGCCTGGGCCAGCGGCTGCACCTGTCCGCCCTGCAGCGTGACCTGGTGCGAGGCGGCGCGGGCCGCTGCCGCGTCGTGGGTCACCATCACCAGGGTGCCGCCGTCCGCATGAAAAGCGGAGAGCAGCGCCAGAATTCGCTCGCGGTTCGCGGGGTCCAGGTTGCCGGTGGGCTCGTCGGCCAGCAACACCTGCGGACGCGGCGCCAGGGCGCGCGCCAGGGCCACGCGCTGCGCCTCCCCGCCCGAGAGCTCGGGTGGAAAATGCTGCAGCCGCTCCGCGAGCCCCACCTGTTCCAGCAGGTCGCAGGCGCGGGCGGCCCGGTCCCGGGCAGGCCAGCCCGCAATCTCCAGGGCCAGGGCCACATTGGCCTGCACACTCAGGTCGGGCACCAGCCGGAAGTTCTGAAACAAAAACCCCAGGGTGCGGGCGCGCAGCGCACTCTGGGCGCGGTCGCCCAGCTGGGAAGTGTCCTGTCCGTTCAGCAGGTAGGTGCCGCGCGTGGGCCGGTCCAGCAGCCCCAGAATGTTCAGCAGGGTTGATTTCCCAGAGCCCGAGGGCGCGCAGATCGCCGTGAAACTGCCGGCCTCGAAGGTCCAGCTGCAGCCGCTGAGAATGGGGATGTCGCGCTGGCCCAGCCGGTAGGCGTAGGTCACGTCATGAAGGGTCAACATTCAGGCCACCTCCCGGAACAGCCGGTCAATCGGAATCTTTGCCAAGCGGCGGCGGTGGGCCAGCAGCAGCGCGCCGCAGCCCACCAGCAGCGCCGCCAGGGTGCCCAGTGCCAGGGCCGCCCCCAGGGCCGCTTGGTCCCGCCGCAGCGCCAGCGCCAGCAGCGCCGTCGCCACACCGGTGCCCAGCACCACCCGCAGCAGGTCGGTGCCCAGCCGGCGCAGCACCCCCGCCGCCGGCAGGCCCAGCAGCCGCCAGATGCTGACCTCCTCGGCCCGCTGCGTGAGCACCAGCTGCAGCGCGGCGTGGTAGCTGAAGCCCGCCAGCACCCAGCCCACCCCCAGCGCCCCCAGCAGCCACAGCACCGAGGCGCGCGTGCCCGCCGCCACCTGCGCCGCATAGGCGGCGGGCTGGTACAGCTCCAGATCATCCAGCTCGGCCCTGTGGGCCTGGACCTGCGCGCGCTGGGCATCGCTCAGGCGCGGCATCACCAGGGCGCTGGCCCCCAGCGGCGACAAAAAGACCGATTGGCCTCGGTTCAGGGTATCGAGCCCGGGCGCGCCCACCGGCACATACACGGCCATGTCGTAAAAGCGGTAGCCGCCAAAGAGGGTCACGCTCTCGTGTGAGGGCAGGTCCACAATGCCCACCACCTCAAAGCCCGCGTCCAGACGGCGCCCCACGCCAAAGTCCGCGCCCACCTGCTGCAGCGCGGTGAAGGCGGCGCGGCTTAGCACCACCTCGCGCTGTCCGGGCCGGGGCAGCCGCCCCTGCACCGCGCGCACCCCCAGCGCCGCCGCGTCGCGGGGGTCAAACTGCCCCACCCCTGCAAAAGCCGCCTCCTGGGCCTGCGCAAAGCTGGGCGGCCACAGGTACAGGTCGCTCCACCCCACCGCGAGGCAGGGCACCTGGGCCGGGCAGCGCGTGGGGGCGGGCACCTGCGCCGCGTTCGGCAGGGTGATCGCCACCAGGGTGTTGGCGCCAATGTCGCGCACCACCGCGGCCTGCTGCTGCCACAACTGCAGCGCCCGCGTGCCCAGCAGCGGCACCCCCAGCACCAGGGCGCCGGTCAGCAGGGCAGGTGCCGCCCACAGCGTGACCCCGGAGCGGCGCAGGCGGGCGCGGCCCAGCGGCACCCGCTGCAGGCGCAGCCCCAGCAGCACACTGCCCAGGACGGCTGTCAGCAGCACCAGCCCCCACAGCGGCGCTGCCTGTGCCCAGGGCACTGGCAACTGGCCCAGGGCCCCCTGCGCCCCCGCCAGCAGTGCGGCGCCCAGCACCCCCCAGCCCCAGGCGTTCAGGCTCAGGCGCAGCCAGCGGCCAAAAAAAGCCTGCTGTGAGCGGCCCAGCATGCGCTCGATGCGCAGGCGTTCGCGCTGGGCAAACCAGACCCCGGCGAGGTGAATCAGCAGGCCCGCCAGCAGCAGCAGCAGCAGCCACGTCACGGTCAGGCGCTGCAGCCGCACGCGGGCGTCGTCCACGTAGCGGGTGGCGCGCCCCAGATACTCGGGGAGGGGCAGCGCCGCGTACGCGGTGCCAAACGCCTGGGCGGCCTGGGCGGTCCACCACTCGGTTTGCCCCAGGCGTGCAGGCACCACCAGCGTGGGCAGCGCCTGGGGGCGCAGGGTGCGCAGCTCCACCACCTGCACCACCGCCGCGTCGCCCAACACGGCCGGCAGCCAGCGCAGACTGACCACGCCCTGCACCCGCTGCGCGCCGCGCAGCACTTGGCCCACCCGGTAGGGCCCACCTTCCAGGGCCAGCACGCCCTGGCCCGTGCCCGAACCGGCCACCAGTGGGGTCACCCCCCAGCGCAGCAGCGACGCGGACAGGCGCAGGGTGGGCTGCTCGCCGGCCAGGACCTGCGGCGCGGCCCAGAAGCCCAGGTTCCCGGCCGCGTCCAGCCGGGCCAGCGCGGCGCGCGCCGCTTGCCGCTGCGCGCGGGTGGCGGGCGGGACCATGCCCTGCGGCGAGAGCACCACCAGCCCAGTGGGGAAGTCAGGTTGGCGCTCCAGTGCCAATTGCGCCCGGAGCGGCGAAGCCAGCAGGTTGGTGATCAGCAGCAGCAGGCCGCCGATCAAGAGGTGGCTCAGCCAGAAGAGCACAGAGGATTGATGTCGCATAGAGGAGGCTCCTTTGACTTACCAGATACAAGAAGCCCGGAATAGCCCCTCTCTATGGCGCAGCTCTCTCATTTCGATCTTGGCGGGTATCTGCAAAAGAACACCTGAAAGATTTCAAACCGGGACAACAGAGATAGCTGAAGCAGGAATACACCGAAAAGGTGTATTCCCTGACTTTTAGAGCGTGATCAGCAGGTGCCGCAATCGCCGTTAAATAGGTCTTCGGTCGAAGTTTTGCAGCTGCCATCGGGATTACTGCTGTAGTAGGTCACTTTTTTCCAGGGATATTTGGACAGCCAGAGAAACCCACACCGAGAACACGACGACTGGACAACGTAGCCAGAGCACGCAGCGCTGGCAAGAGGTGCGAAGGCGACAGAAAGAGCAGCGACGGTAACAAAGCGGCGAACAGTATTTTTCATAAAAATCCTTTGTCAGCGTGAACACACGCACGTGACCTGGTTGTTTAGTCCTTCAACTTGGAGAGCAGTTGATCGGCGGTACGGAACTGAAGGTCATAGTACTCAGCATTCTTGGTCTTAAGCGCAAGGAACGGCGTATTGCCAATAAGTTTACCGTGGTCGAGCAAATAGAGGCTGGGAAAGGTTCTGACGTTCCAAGCCCGGAAGAGTTGCGAACGTTCCAGGGCGTTTGTTTTTGCATCCTGAACGTTGACCGAGCCATCGGGCGCCCGTTCAACTTGGAGCTTGGGTTGATCGGCCTGCACAAACATCACGCCGTATCCTGCCGCCTTCCAACGACGTATATACGGGGCCGCAGCTTCTTTCCAGGGAACACAGACATCACAGCTTGGACTGGAGAAAAACAGCAGGCTTGTTGGCCGTTTGAGTTCTGTCACGAGCATGGGGGGAAGGTTGATTGATTTTGCTCGGCCCAGCAATGATTCGCCTGGCGTCAGAGGCTGCTCTGGATTAGGGCGAACAGCGCCCGCGCCGCCTTGCACATAGGCATTGACAGCCCGCACGACGTCTTCAGTGCCCAGACCAATGGTGTTGCTGCTGTAGAGAATTTTCTGCTGATCATCGAGGAGGAACGCGTAGCCAGCGCGGTGAATTCCTGCCTGGTCGAGCAGTGGCTGGGGGTCTGGTGTATCAGGCTGCGTGGTGTCGAGAAGCGCCACGGACCGGTCAAACTCCTGAAGCTGTCGGTCGGCAGCAGGGGTGTTGAACTCGTTGACCGGGTGATACACCACATGAACGAGCTGAATCCGGCCCTTGAGCACACCATGCAGCGCTTTCACTTGCGGAGCAAACTCAGTGCCGAAGGTCAGGAGCATGGGCCGAGTCCAGTCCGGCGCCTTGAAGCCCGGGCTCACGGGAAAGTTCAGGCGTGCTAACTGCTGGCCTTCATGCCGTGGAACGGTTTGCCTGGATTGCTCGAAATCTGCTGCGAGCTGACTGGTCGCAATGGCTATGGACTTTGAGTCGTCGCCACGCTGCGCGGGAGGCCGCGTCAGCAGGTAGGCGCCGGTGGCCGCACCCACCAGCAGGGCGCCGGCCACCAGGGGCAACAGCAGGCGAGGTTTGGATGTTCTTGGACTGGCGGTCAGCATAGTGCAGTTTGCTCCAGAAAGGCCCGGCAAAGTGGCGTGTGGGGAGCCGCTGGCGTGGTTACCATGACTGCAGGCGCCGGAAGACGCGGCTTCACACACGGTCCCGAGTCCCCTTTCTCCTCTGCCGATGCCCAACTTATGACCGAAAGCCCTACCAGCATGACCAGCAGTGATCGCGCGCTCCGCATGTCGCCTCCTGTGGACGGACTTCGCTTCCGTCTTTCTGAAGACCACGTTAAGGAGGGGGCGCTGACAGACCGTTTAAAGGCGGTGCGGGCCGCGTTTAAACGGCACTTCCCCGAGGTGCAGCTGCTCAGCGCCCTGGAAGAGTGCCTGGCCCTGGGCGACGCGGCCCTGGTGCGCGACCTGATGGCCAGCGCCAGCGCGCCCACCGCCGAGGACCTGCGGGTGCTGGGCATTGCCCACCGGCTGCTGGGCGACGTCATTGCCTCGGAGCAGACGCTTGAGCGCGCCATTGCCCAGGGTGCGGCTGCCGCGCGCATTGATCTGGCCCGGACCTACAGCCTGACCGAACGAAAAGAGGACGCCTGGCAAGAATTGCAGCTGCTGGACATCGCGGCGTTGCCGGCCCAGGACCAGGCCTACGCCTACCGCCTGCGCGCCGAACTGCGCAGCGATCTCGATTCCTTTGAGGCGGCCCTGCCCGACGCGCGGCTGGCCTGCCGCATTGCCAATGGCCTGCCGCAGCGCGCCGTGGTGCTGCCCTGGTGTCAGATCACCCTGGCTGTCACCTATGAGCAGTTGGGCGAGGATCACCGCGCGCTGCATCTGCTGGAGCAGCTGGGCGAGCTGCCGGTGTACGGTTACCCCTACCATCTGGTCAACAGCGCGCGGGTGCTGCTGCAACTGGGCCGCCTTGAAGACGCCCGGGCCCTGATCCTGTACCTGCGCACGCAGGTGCACACGGCCCAGGCCCGGCGCACGTGGCAGCGGCTGCAGGCCGATCTGCTGTGGCTTCAGGGCGACCTGAGCGCCGCCCTGGCCGTCAACCAGCAGGCCGCACAGGACGCGGAGCGCGACTTTAATGCGCTGCAGGCCGTCAAGGCGTACCTGCGCGTGGCGCTGCTCGCCGCGCACCTGGGCGCGCCAGACACGGCCCTGCGGGCGCTGGCCCGGGCCGAGGTGCTCGCCGGTTCCCGGGGGATGCGCTCACTGGTGCTGGGCTACGGCGCGTCGGTTCGGCTGCGCCTGGGGCACCTGACGCCAGAAGCGGCCCTGCAGACCCTGC includes:
- a CDS encoding ABC transporter ATP-binding protein — translated: MLTLHDVTYAYRLGQRDIPILSGCSWTFEAGSFTAICAPSGSGKSTLLNILGLLDRPTRGTYLLNGQDTSQLGDRAQSALRARTLGFLFQNFRLVPDLSVQANVALALEIAGWPARDRAARACDLLEQVGLAERLQHFPPELSGGEAQRVALARALAPRPQVLLADEPTGNLDPANRERILALLSAFHADGGTLVMVTHDAAAARAASHQVTLQGGQVQPLAQAPVAAPVAVGEALV
- a CDS encoding V-type ATP synthase subunit D, whose product is MAGQISPTRSALLASKASLKTASGGADLLKRKRDALIGEFFALVKDALAAREQLSGVSKGAYTSLFGAKAWDSPEAVESLSLAGSGDYAVNMQIENLYGVKVPRISVPERAQAAGFSPINVGARTIQAATDFGGVMEAIVKVAATETKLRRIGEEIKKTSRRVNALEQVVIPGIEDDIRFIRSVLDQREREASYTQKKIKAKIEAKAEQQRQNVQAGNHGTAAD
- a CDS encoding V-type ATP synthase subunit B; protein product: MTLLQKEYNDVAYISGPLLFVNAASDLAYGAIVNIKDASGRTRGGQVISVTDQNAVIQVFEETRGLDLATASVSLVEDVARLGVSKEMIGRRFDGLGRPIDGLPAVVAEKRLSINGQAMNPAARAKPEEFIQTGISTIDVQTSLIRGQKLPIFSGSGLPHNELAAQIARQAKVPGHEGDFAVVFAAMGLTQREVSFFTQEFERTGALARSVLFLNKADDPAVERLLTPRMALTTAEYLAFEHGYHVLVILTDLTNYCEALREIGGAREEIPGRRGFPGYMYTDLASLYERAGVVDGKPGSVTQVPILSMPDDDITHPIPDLTGYITEGQIVVDRTLNSKGVFPPINPLPSLSRLQGNGIGKGKTRADHKNISDQLFAAYANGLDLRKLVAITGEDALTETDKLYLRFADDFETYFIGQGDQDRSIEDSLTVAWGILSKLPQSQLTRISKDAIDKYYGTKMDEMWKGNRM
- a CDS encoding TlpA family protein disulfide reductase, which translates into the protein MLTASPRTSKPRLLLPLVAGALLVGAATGAYLLTRPPAQRGDDSKSIAIATSQLAADFEQSRQTVPRHEGQQLARLNFPVSPGFKAPDWTRPMLLTFGTEFAPQVKALHGVLKGRIQLVHVVYHPVNEFNTPAADRQLQEFDRSVALLDTTQPDTPDPQPLLDQAGIHRAGYAFLLDDQQKILYSSNTIGLGTEDVVRAVNAYVQGGAGAVRPNPEQPLTPGESLLGRAKSINLPPMLVTELKRPTSLLFFSSPSCDVCVPWKEAAAPYIRRWKAAGYGVMFVQADQPKLQVERAPDGSVNVQDAKTNALERSQLFRAWNVRTFPSLYLLDHGKLIGNTPFLALKTKNAEYYDLQFRTADQLLSKLKD